One Lactobacillus sp. ESL0785 DNA window includes the following coding sequences:
- a CDS encoding exodeoxyribonuclease III — MILISWNIDSLNAALTGTSARAEETRKVLTKIHDQNPDVLAIQETKLRATGPTKKHQEILRAHFPEYRYVWRSSEEPARKGYAGTMYLYKKDLTPQVTYPTIGAPEPMDQEGRIITLEFPDVFVTQVYTPNSGNGLKRLSERQLWDAKYLAYLQELDQVKPVLASGDYNVAHTEIDLKHPDNNHHSAGFTDEERVDFTKLLAAGFTDTFREVNGAVEGVYSWWAQRVRTAKANNSGWRIDYWLASNRIAGQVKRSEMMDTGARADHCPILLEIDL, encoded by the coding sequence ATGATCTTAATTTCGTGGAATATTGATTCGCTTAATGCTGCCCTGACTGGTACTTCTGCTCGTGCTGAAGAAACACGCAAGGTGTTAACTAAAATACATGACCAAAATCCAGATGTGCTGGCAATTCAGGAAACAAAATTACGCGCAACTGGTCCGACTAAGAAGCATCAGGAAATTTTGCGCGCACACTTTCCTGAATATCGGTATGTATGGCGTTCCTCAGAAGAGCCAGCACGTAAGGGCTATGCGGGCACAATGTACTTATATAAAAAAGACTTAACGCCACAAGTAACTTATCCGACAATCGGGGCTCCAGAACCGATGGATCAAGAAGGGCGAATTATTACCTTGGAATTTCCTGACGTCTTTGTCACCCAAGTCTATACGCCTAATTCTGGTAATGGTTTAAAAAGACTCAGTGAACGGCAACTTTGGGATGCAAAATACTTGGCGTATTTACAAGAGTTGGACCAGGTAAAACCAGTTTTAGCCAGTGGTGATTATAATGTTGCTCATACTGAAATTGACTTAAAGCATCCCGATAACAACCATCATTCGGCTGGTTTTACTGATGAAGAGCGGGTTGACTTTACCAAGCTATTGGCTGCGGGCTTTACTGACACGTTTAGAGAAGTCAATGGTGCTGTCGAAGGAGTTTATTCTTGGTGGGCTCAACGAGTTCGGACAGCTAAGGCTAACAATTCTGGCTGGCGGATTGACTATTGGCTTGCAAGTAACCGGATTGCAGGACAGGTTAAGCGTTCAGAAATGATGGATACAGGTGCACGGGCGGATCATTGCCCAATTTTACTTGAAATTGACTTATAA
- a CDS encoding DEAD/DEAH box helicase: MNEPLQDAILNGLYDATYPGHELLSPKLLQNTQNDKIWLTLRQELLTCRSFTWAVAFVTQDMLVPFKVVMADLAAKGITGTIITGDYLAFNDPKVFRELMKIPNLTVKIAAKKGFHAKGYLFEHDDWQTLIIGSANFTRAALLSNYEWALKVSSKENATLTNQLALQLHQLQENSVPLTLAWLQEYEDNWVKPSRQSLPQVKAADPITPNKMQSAALKELQALVAAGQKRGLVVSATGTGKTYLGAFAVKDFAPRKFLYVVHREQIAKKALSSFYQVIGGNKQDYGLLTGHKHQLNRKYLFATVQTLSQPDMLASLAKDEFDYILIDEAHRAAAPSYQQVLNYFTPQFWLGMTATPERMDNQDVYQLFDYNLAYEIRLRDALEAKMLAPFHYVGVADYEVDGESIDETTNLRNLIAPKRVEYVLKQLDYYGYCGTKARGLVFCSRQEEARELAHMFTIKGHPAVALTNEDSETRRTQVVKQLEAGKIEYIVTVDLFNEGIDIPALNQIVMLRNTQSSIVFIQQLGRGLRKYPGKDYVTVIDFIGNYKNNYLIPIALNQDSSRSQDKARAESTLPGLIDVSTINFSRIASEKILASLDQVKLDSLKELRQSYRDLKEKIGHPPLLFDFYQYGSTSPEVFADNHSLQHYGQFLSKMGESITLSKYESAVLSFVTKELMNGKRPHELCLLQLLLEKGQVSQTEYEQMLHCEHAYVNAAVLNSVEAILSLDFFDIKQGKTTKKAQYGGQALVEHKDLLSYRLTPVLQQALAENIVFKKLFADVVQTGLALNHEYNNCKQFTLYQQYDRKDVCRLLNWPKDVSAPMYGYRVDEHETPIFITYQKDSVEKRNAVYHNTLEDGRSLRWYTRSPRHLDSAEVQRLLNSPQMKLHLFVKKSDAIGKQFFYLGEATIQQGTVKEELLGPKKKAAVGMNLLLQHPLEAKMYELLFAE, from the coding sequence ATGAATGAACCACTGCAAGATGCGATTTTAAACGGCCTATATGATGCGACCTATCCCGGTCATGAATTATTAAGCCCTAAACTTTTGCAAAATACCCAAAATGACAAAATCTGGCTAACTTTACGGCAAGAACTATTAACTTGTCGTAGTTTTACTTGGGCAGTGGCCTTTGTGACGCAGGACATGCTGGTGCCGTTTAAAGTAGTCATGGCTGATTTAGCTGCTAAAGGGATCACGGGGACAATAATTACTGGTGATTATTTGGCTTTTAACGATCCTAAAGTTTTTCGTGAATTAATGAAAATCCCTAATTTAACCGTTAAAATTGCTGCTAAGAAAGGTTTTCATGCTAAAGGCTATTTATTTGAACATGACGATTGGCAAACATTAATTATCGGCAGCGCTAATTTTACGCGAGCAGCATTACTCAGCAATTATGAATGGGCCCTAAAGGTTAGTTCGAAGGAAAATGCAACGTTGACTAATCAACTTGCGTTGCAGTTGCACCAATTACAAGAAAATAGTGTGCCGCTGACTTTAGCATGGCTGCAGGAGTATGAGGATAATTGGGTGAAACCGTCACGGCAATCACTGCCGCAAGTAAAAGCAGCAGATCCAATTACACCTAACAAGATGCAGTCTGCAGCTTTGAAGGAATTACAAGCGTTAGTTGCTGCTGGGCAAAAACGAGGATTGGTTGTCTCGGCAACAGGAACTGGGAAAACATATCTTGGTGCTTTTGCTGTTAAAGATTTTGCACCGCGAAAATTTTTGTATGTTGTTCACCGTGAGCAAATTGCTAAAAAAGCTTTATCAAGTTTTTATCAAGTAATTGGTGGTAACAAGCAAGATTATGGTCTGTTGACGGGGCATAAGCATCAGCTTAATCGGAAGTATCTTTTTGCTACCGTACAGACTTTGAGTCAGCCAGATATGTTGGCTAGCTTGGCCAAAGATGAATTTGATTATATTTTAATTGATGAAGCTCACCGAGCAGCAGCACCGAGTTACCAGCAAGTGCTTAATTATTTTACGCCGCAGTTTTGGTTGGGAATGACAGCTACACCGGAGCGAATGGACAATCAGGATGTTTATCAGCTGTTTGACTATAATTTAGCTTACGAAATTCGGCTGCGGGATGCTTTAGAAGCCAAGATGTTAGCACCCTTTCATTATGTAGGCGTTGCAGATTATGAAGTTGATGGTGAAAGCATCGATGAAACGACTAATTTACGTAATTTGATAGCGCCTAAACGTGTTGAGTATGTGTTAAAGCAACTAGATTATTATGGTTATTGCGGGACAAAAGCACGTGGTTTAGTCTTTTGCAGTCGGCAGGAGGAAGCTCGCGAATTAGCGCACATGTTTACTATTAAAGGTCATCCAGCAGTTGCATTAACTAATGAGGATAGTGAAACGCGGCGGACGCAAGTTGTTAAGCAGCTTGAAGCAGGTAAAATTGAATATATTGTCACGGTTGACCTGTTTAATGAAGGGATAGATATTCCTGCACTTAACCAGATTGTGATGCTGCGTAATACGCAGTCTAGCATTGTTTTTATCCAGCAATTAGGACGGGGATTGCGTAAGTATCCGGGCAAGGATTATGTGACGGTGATTGACTTTATTGGCAATTATAAAAATAACTATTTAATTCCAATTGCACTTAATCAAGATTCTAGTCGCAGTCAGGACAAGGCTCGTGCAGAAAGTACACTGCCAGGATTAATTGATGTGTCAACGATTAATTTTAGCCGTATTGCTTCGGAAAAGATTTTGGCGTCACTTGATCAGGTAAAACTTGATAGCTTAAAAGAATTGCGGCAATCTTATCGCGACTTAAAGGAAAAGATTGGACATCCACCGCTGTTATTTGATTTTTATCAGTATGGGTCAACTTCGCCAGAAGTTTTTGCTGATAATCATAGTTTGCAGCATTATGGCCAGTTTTTAAGCAAAATGGGTGAGTCGATTACTCTTAGTAAGTATGAAAGTGCGGTCTTATCATTTGTGACTAAGGAACTGATGAATGGTAAGCGACCGCATGAATTGTGCTTGCTGCAATTACTGCTTGAAAAAGGGCAGGTTAGTCAAACTGAGTACGAACAAATGCTGCATTGTGAACATGCTTACGTTAATGCAGCGGTTTTAAATTCGGTTGAAGCAATCTTATCGCTAGATTTCTTTGATATTAAGCAAGGGAAGACAACTAAAAAGGCCCAATATGGTGGACAGGCTTTGGTTGAGCATAAAGATTTGTTAAGTTACCGACTAACGCCGGTCTTACAGCAAGCCTTAGCTGAAAATATCGTATTTAAGAAATTATTTGCAGATGTCGTGCAGACGGGATTAGCACTTAATCATGAGTATAACAATTGTAAGCAATTTACGTTATATCAGCAGTATGACCGTAAGGATGTGTGTCGATTATTAAATTGGCCCAAGGATGTGTCAGCACCAATGTATGGTTACCGAGTAGATGAACACGAGACACCGATTTTTATTACTTACCAGAAAGATTCCGTTGAAAAACGGAACGCGGTTTATCATAATACATTAGAAGATGGCCGTAGTTTGCGTTGGTATACGCGTTCACCGCGTCACCTTGATTCAGCCGAAGTTCAGCGGTTGCTTAATTCACCACAGATGAAGTTGCATTTATTTGTGAAGAAAAGTGATGCAATCGGCAAGCAGTTTTTCTACTTGGGGGAAGCTACTATTCAACAGGGAACGGTTAAAGAAGAACTGCTGGGACCAAAAAAGAAGGCAGCAGTGGGGATGAACTTACTGTTGCAGCACCCACTTGAAGCCAAAATGTATGAATTATTGTTTGCAGAATAA
- a CDS encoding pyrroline-5-carboxylate reductase dimerization domain-containing protein produces MKIGFIGTGKIGTSLIQGLLQAGTASTDLYVYSGGHQSAEKVATQYQLQLVNDYVDFAGCAAVIVAVGGPTVEQIIVDLGTTYHGIILSTGGGDLVKINAAIPADTAFAKIVPNTPVQIGTGITAVSFISDEKQEVITTVKTMLAKLGDVYVVPEKLLGIYGTVSGCAPAYVDMMIEALSDAAVQNGVKRAESYPMIEKMILGTAKLALATGKLPEELKDEVTTPGGTTIKGVTKLEEQGFRNALIKAINASAN; encoded by the coding sequence ATGAAAATAGGATTTATTGGAACTGGTAAAATTGGCACGTCACTTATTCAGGGACTATTGCAGGCAGGGACTGCAAGTACTGATCTTTATGTTTATAGTGGTGGGCACCAATCAGCTGAAAAAGTGGCGACACAATATCAATTGCAGTTGGTTAATGATTATGTTGATTTTGCTGGCTGTGCAGCGGTTATTGTGGCTGTTGGTGGACCAACTGTTGAGCAAATCATTGTTGATTTAGGCACAACTTATCATGGCATTATTTTATCAACTGGCGGTGGTGATTTAGTTAAAATTAATGCTGCAATCCCAGCTGATACGGCTTTTGCTAAAATTGTCCCAAATACGCCAGTTCAAATTGGTACAGGCATAACAGCTGTTAGTTTTATCTCAGATGAAAAGCAGGAGGTAATTACGACAGTTAAGACGATGTTAGCTAAATTGGGCGATGTTTATGTTGTCCCCGAAAAATTGTTGGGAATTTATGGCACAGTTTCTGGTTGTGCACCAGCTTATGTTGATATGATGATTGAAGCGTTGAGTGATGCAGCCGTGCAAAATGGGGTTAAGCGAGCAGAGTCCTATCCAATGATTGAAAAAATGATCTTGGGAACTGCTAAATTAGCCTTGGCAACTGGAAAACTACCTGAAGAATTGAAAGATGAAGTTACAACTCCTGGTGGAACGACGATTAAAGGAGTTACTAAATTAGAAGAGCAAGGCTTCAGAAATGCTTTAATTAAGGCAATTAATGCCTCTGCTAATTAA
- the treR gene encoding trehalose operon repressor, giving the protein MVESKAKIIAQDIAAKIRHQQFTVGTYLPSESQLKLLYGTSRETIRKALAQLNSLGLIQTIRGKGSIVLDLDRYSFPISGITSFAELNKSLGMHAQTKVLTLKKMTHLPQLFQHKFPEKSSCPGTYVERLRFIDHQPEVLDCDFLFAPPIENLPLSAAENSIYHYLENELNLSISYATKEITVEKVAHDLQNKMQLTSNLVVLVASRSFLNDTTLFQLTLSFHDPEKFVFVDFARRHEIKP; this is encoded by the coding sequence ATTGTGGAATCAAAGGCTAAGATTATTGCGCAAGATATTGCTGCTAAGATTAGGCATCAGCAATTTACAGTAGGGACATATTTACCTAGTGAGAGTCAGTTAAAATTACTTTACGGGACTTCTCGCGAAACAATTCGTAAGGCTTTGGCGCAACTTAATTCTCTGGGCTTAATTCAGACAATTCGTGGTAAAGGATCAATTGTCCTTGATTTAGATAGGTATTCTTTTCCCATTTCGGGGATTACTAGTTTTGCGGAGTTAAATAAGTCATTAGGAATGCATGCGCAGACTAAGGTACTGACGCTTAAAAAGATGACGCATCTGCCCCAATTGTTTCAACATAAGTTTCCTGAAAAAAGTTCGTGTCCAGGTACTTATGTAGAACGTCTGCGCTTTATTGATCATCAGCCAGAAGTATTGGATTGTGATTTTTTGTTTGCACCACCGATAGAGAATTTACCATTAAGTGCAGCTGAAAATTCTATTTATCATTATCTTGAAAATGAGCTTAATTTGAGCATATCTTATGCCACAAAAGAAATTACCGTTGAAAAAGTGGCTCATGATTTACAAAATAAAATGCAGTTAACCAGTAACTTAGTTGTTTTAGTTGCTAGTCGTAGTTTTTTGAATGATACGACGTTATTTCAATTAACACTTTCTTTTCATGATCCAGAAAAATTTGTGTTTGTTGATTTTGCGCGTCGACATGAAATTAAGCCATAG
- a CDS encoding D-2-hydroxyacid dehydrogenase, whose protein sequence is MTKIYAYAIRKDEEPYVKEWQDAHKDIDVDYTDQLLTPETAKLAKGADGVVTYQQLDYKADTIEALDSLGIHNWSLRNVGIDNIDLKKAKSLGFKLTNVPVYSPNAIAEHAVIQAARLLRQDKRMDEKIARHDFRWAPTIGREVRDQTVGVIGTGHIGQVFMKLMESFGAKVIAYDIYRNPELEKQGYYVDTLDEIYAQADVISLHIPDTPENVHMINDESIKKMKDDVVIINVSRGPLVDTDAIIRGLDSGKIFGFVMDTYENEVGIFNSDYSNKELPDKRLADLIDRPNVLVTPHTAFYTTHAVRNMVIKAFDNNLKLIKGEKPDTPVDLDKEF, encoded by the coding sequence ATGACTAAAATTTATGCTTATGCTATTCGTAAAGACGAAGAACCATATGTTAAGGAATGGCAAGATGCTCACAAGGACATCGATGTCGATTACACTGACCAACTATTAACTCCTGAAACTGCTAAGTTGGCTAAGGGTGCTGATGGTGTTGTTACTTACCAGCAACTAGACTATAAAGCTGACACAATCGAAGCATTAGATTCCTTGGGTATCCATAACTGGTCATTGCGGAATGTTGGTATTGACAACATCGACTTAAAGAAGGCTAAATCATTAGGCTTCAAATTGACTAATGTTCCTGTTTATTCCCCAAATGCAATTGCTGAACATGCTGTTATTCAAGCTGCACGTCTTTTACGTCAAGATAAGCGGATGGATGAAAAAATTGCACGCCACGACTTCCGGTGGGCACCAACAATTGGCCGGGAAGTTCGTGACCAAACTGTCGGTGTTATTGGTACTGGCCATATCGGTCAAGTATTCATGAAGCTGATGGAAAGCTTTGGCGCTAAAGTTATTGCTTATGATATTTACAGAAATCCTGAATTGGAAAAGCAAGGCTACTACGTTGACACTTTAGACGAAATTTACGCTCAAGCTGACGTTATTTCTCTGCACATTCCTGATACTCCAGAAAATGTTCACATGATCAACGACGAATCCATCAAGAAGATGAAAGATGACGTTGTAATTATCAATGTATCACGTGGTCCATTAGTTGATACTGATGCAATTATCCGTGGCTTAGATTCCGGTAAAATTTTCGGTTTTGTAATGGATACTTACGAAAACGAAGTTGGTATCTTTAACAGTGATTACAGCAACAAGGAATTACCAGACAAGCGGTTAGCTGACTTAATCGACAGACCAAATGTTTTGGTAACACCACATACTGCTTTCTACACAACACATGCTGTTCGTAACATGGTCATTAAGGCTTTCGACAACAACTTGAAGTTGATCAAGGGTGAAAAGCCAGACACTCCAGTTGATCTAGACAAAGAATTTTAA
- a CDS encoding PTS glucose transporter subunit IIABC, translated as MDKEIAILAPANGNVIALSKTSDPIFSKETMGQGFGLIPADNQVVAPISGQITTIAETKHAIGITTANGLELLIHMGIDTVELKGAPFTISVHEQDTVKAGQPIATMNLDSIKSNNLDPTIIVVITNTNDILESLDITPGETKAANTVAHAYLKPVTAATSKKLSYEELAAFIIANVGGPENINNVIHCITRLRFYLKDESKANDDVLRNQRGILDILHSSGQYQVVIGDGVANLYDEVIKKLPNLDDSSTTTNNQNTGKNPVSRAINNLIGFITGSMSPVIGVIAASGIIKGILALLTLPQLGSLLNVKSVPYITISAMADAAFYFLPIWVGFSAAKRLGSDPIIAAVIGGIITMPQLVTWGTAGKVMFNFAGLNFQFLNYTYSIFPMILAAWLACKLEKWLKKVLPTYLQMIFVPLITVLIVATITLVITGPVIQSIANGIAVFINWLVSVSGWLGGFIIGGFYQVLVIFGFHWGVVPLVAQQIASTGQSAINAIICSTMIGQGAAVLAVAIKSKKTDIKELGFAAMISAFCGVTEPAMYGINLRYRRVFISGSIGAAFGGLITGLMHGTMYGFTGGLIGFSSFFNPKNPSNLSSFYTFLIASAVTIIIAFIVTWFWGYNDSMAMGKKVAKAKRPGTI; from the coding sequence ATGGATAAAGAAATTGCAATTTTAGCTCCTGCTAACGGGAACGTAATTGCTCTAAGCAAAACCAGTGATCCTATTTTTAGTAAAGAAACAATGGGTCAAGGCTTCGGACTAATTCCAGCAGATAATCAAGTTGTTGCTCCAATTAGCGGTCAAATTACAACAATTGCAGAAACTAAACATGCAATTGGTATCACTACTGCAAATGGGCTCGAACTTTTAATTCATATGGGAATAGACACTGTAGAATTAAAGGGTGCACCCTTTACAATCTCGGTTCACGAGCAAGATACCGTTAAAGCAGGACAGCCAATTGCTACAATGAACTTAGACTCAATTAAGAGTAACAATTTAGATCCAACAATTATTGTTGTTATCACTAATACTAACGATATACTTGAAAGTCTAGATATTACTCCGGGAGAAACTAAGGCAGCTAATACTGTTGCTCATGCTTACCTTAAGCCAGTAACGGCTGCTACTAGTAAAAAATTATCTTATGAAGAATTAGCTGCTTTTATTATTGCTAATGTTGGTGGACCAGAAAACATCAACAATGTCATTCATTGTATTACCAGATTACGCTTTTACTTAAAAGATGAAAGTAAGGCTAACGATGATGTCTTAAGAAACCAACGTGGTATCTTAGATATTCTACATTCTTCCGGTCAATACCAAGTTGTTATCGGTGACGGCGTTGCTAATTTATATGATGAAGTAATTAAAAAATTACCTAATCTGGATGATTCAAGCACTACAACCAACAATCAAAATACTGGCAAAAATCCAGTTTCACGGGCAATTAATAACCTAATCGGCTTCATTACAGGCTCAATGAGTCCCGTTATTGGCGTAATTGCTGCTTCAGGGATTATCAAAGGAATTTTAGCTTTACTTACCCTACCGCAGTTAGGCAGCTTACTTAATGTAAAAAGCGTACCTTACATTACCATCAGTGCAATGGCTGACGCCGCATTCTACTTTTTACCAATTTGGGTTGGCTTTAGTGCAGCTAAACGTCTAGGTAGTGATCCGATTATTGCAGCTGTAATTGGTGGTATTATTACCATGCCGCAGTTAGTTACTTGGGGTACTGCCGGTAAAGTAATGTTTAATTTTGCTGGCTTAAACTTTCAATTTCTAAATTATACATATTCAATTTTTCCAATGATCCTAGCTGCTTGGCTTGCCTGCAAATTAGAAAAATGGCTAAAGAAAGTTTTGCCAACTTATTTACAAATGATTTTTGTGCCACTAATTACGGTACTAATAGTTGCAACGATTACTTTAGTTATTACCGGACCGGTTATTCAAAGTATCGCCAACGGAATTGCGGTCTTCATTAACTGGTTAGTTTCAGTTTCCGGTTGGCTTGGTGGCTTCATTATTGGTGGCTTTTATCAAGTATTGGTTATCTTTGGCTTTCACTGGGGTGTTGTACCCTTGGTTGCACAGCAAATTGCAAGCACTGGTCAAAGTGCCATTAATGCAATCATATGTTCAACAATGATTGGCCAAGGTGCTGCTGTTTTAGCCGTCGCAATCAAATCTAAGAAAACTGATATTAAGGAATTAGGCTTTGCCGCAATGATTAGTGCATTTTGTGGTGTTACCGAACCCGCAATGTATGGTATCAACTTACGTTATCGTCGAGTATTTATCTCAGGTTCAATCGGCGCTGCATTTGGCGGTTTAATAACCGGATTAATGCACGGTACAATGTATGGCTTTACTGGCGGCTTAATTGGCTTCTCAAGCTTCTTCAATCCTAAAAATCCAAGTAATTTGAGCAGCTTCTACACCTTTTTAATTGCCAGTGCCGTAACCATTATTATTGCCTTCATTGTAACTTGGTTCTGGGGCTATAATGATAGTATGGCTATGGGTAAGAAAGTTGCCAAAGCAAAGCGTCCAGGTACAATTTAA
- the treC gene encoding alpha,alpha-phosphotrehalase — protein MINLGKKVIYQIYPKSFYDSNGDGIGDLRGIIQKIDYIKKLHVDMIWFNPFFVSPQHDNGYDVADYCKIDPRFGSMQDFEELVAKLKEINVGVMLDMVLNHCSTEHKWFKKALAGDPKYRKFFYLRKAKADGSLPTNWRSKFGGPAWAKFGNTDYYYLHLYDPSQADLDWHNPEVRKAVFAVVNFWRNKGVQGFRFDVINVTGKAKKLLDATDPTTEKSLYTDTPVVHQYLKELNAASFGQDPDSITVGEMSSTSIANSIAYSKPDEHELSMVFSFHHLKVDYRDGNKWTKEPVDFMKLKAIFTAWQEKMDQGGGWNALFWNNHDQSVALNRFGDPGKYRLQSAEMLATAIQLMRGTPYIYMGEELGMIDPAYTSIKDYVDVETLNAYHELRKQGLSAAAAFDIIHAKSRDNARTPMHWDSGKYAGFSQVKPWLMPTNQDEINVAAELKHGEIFNYYQKLIKLRKTEELISDGHIKMFLQKDPQVLAYERFLDNKTEKLLVFANFYGQEHTVTLPKQYQEQAGTVLISNYHKKDFTLTAALKLVPYEALAIKI, from the coding sequence ATGATTAATTTAGGTAAAAAAGTTATTTATCAGATTTATCCTAAATCATTTTATGATTCTAATGGTGATGGAATTGGCGATCTTCGTGGCATTATTCAAAAGATTGATTACATAAAAAAACTACATGTTGATATGATATGGTTTAATCCATTTTTTGTTTCCCCACAGCATGATAATGGCTATGACGTTGCTGATTATTGCAAAATAGATCCCCGATTTGGCAGTATGCAGGATTTTGAAGAGCTGGTGGCTAAGCTGAAAGAAATCAATGTCGGTGTAATGCTCGATATGGTATTAAATCACTGCTCAACTGAGCATAAATGGTTTAAAAAAGCCTTGGCAGGTGATCCGAAATATCGTAAGTTTTTTTATTTACGTAAAGCTAAGGCTGATGGCAGTCTGCCCACTAATTGGCGGAGTAAGTTTGGCGGCCCTGCTTGGGCTAAATTTGGTAATACTGATTACTATTACCTTCATTTATATGATCCAAGTCAGGCGGATTTGGATTGGCATAATCCAGAGGTAAGAAAGGCAGTATTTGCTGTTGTAAACTTTTGGCGAAATAAGGGAGTACAAGGCTTTCGCTTTGATGTAATTAATGTAACAGGTAAAGCTAAGAAATTACTTGATGCGACTGATCCGACTACAGAAAAGTCTTTGTATACAGATACGCCAGTTGTACATCAATATTTAAAAGAATTGAATGCTGCTAGCTTTGGGCAAGATCCTGATAGTATTACAGTTGGTGAAATGTCGTCGACTTCGATTGCCAACTCGATTGCTTATTCTAAACCGGATGAGCATGAATTATCGATGGTATTCAGCTTTCACCATTTAAAGGTCGATTATCGTGATGGCAATAAATGGACAAAAGAGCCAGTTGATTTCATGAAATTAAAGGCGATTTTTACTGCTTGGCAAGAAAAGATGGATCAAGGTGGCGGCTGGAATGCTCTGTTTTGGAACAATCATGACCAATCAGTAGCACTTAATCGTTTTGGTGATCCCGGGAAATATCGCTTGCAGTCTGCAGAAATGTTAGCAACAGCAATCCAATTAATGCGTGGTACCCCATATATTTATATGGGTGAAGAATTAGGCATGATTGATCCAGCCTATACTTCAATCAAAGACTACGTGGATGTTGAAACGCTGAATGCTTATCATGAATTAAGAAAGCAAGGTCTCAGTGCTGCGGCTGCTTTTGATATTATTCATGCTAAATCTCGTGATAATGCGCGGACACCAATGCATTGGGACAGCGGCAAATATGCTGGCTTTAGTCAGGTTAAGCCATGGCTAATGCCAACCAATCAAGATGAGATTAACGTTGCGGCTGAATTGAAGCATGGCGAAATTTTTAATTATTATCAAAAGTTAATTAAATTACGTAAAACAGAAGAATTAATTTCTGATGGTCATATTAAGATGTTTTTGCAAAAAGATCCGCAGGTTTTAGCCTATGAACGCTTTTTAGATAATAAAACAGAAAAATTATTGGTCTTTGCTAACTTTTATGGTCAAGAACATACTGTAACATTGCCTAAGCAATACCAAGAGCAGGCGGGCACGGTGTTGATTAGTAATTATCATAAAAAAGACTTTACATTAACAGCGGCTTTAAAGCTTGTACCATATGAAGCATTAGCAATTAAAATTTAA
- a CDS encoding fructosamine kinase family protein, producing the protein MKLTSTWLKQLPVENIVSCKNIHGGDTNQAYQVKASTQTYFMKVQPNNTVTYFDHEIRGLKEMAQAGVNTLKPLFHGQIDGDAYLLLNWLETDVGSQAALGRQVAKLHQKHAEAFGFGDVTKNRVLIKDNNWNKSWVDFYVHQRLVPEVAAAKKLGRWNDFRAEHFQRLVAKFSDYYAKHKVTPSLCHGDLWFGNVLFQKGQPYLIDPDAIYGDREFDLAMTTVFGGFNNQFYQSYYEEYPFDMNLAQRLDWYRFYYLCMHLCLFGESYGGAVDEILSHF; encoded by the coding sequence TTGAAATTAACAAGTACCTGGCTTAAGCAATTACCAGTAGAAAACATCGTATCATGTAAAAATATTCACGGAGGTGATACTAATCAAGCGTATCAAGTGAAAGCTAGCACGCAAACATATTTTATGAAAGTCCAGCCTAATAATACGGTTACTTATTTTGATCATGAAATTCGTGGGTTAAAAGAAATGGCGCAAGCTGGGGTTAATACATTAAAGCCGTTATTTCACGGTCAAATTGATGGTGATGCTTACTTGCTATTGAACTGGCTGGAAACAGATGTTGGTAGTCAAGCTGCTTTAGGTCGACAGGTTGCTAAGCTGCATCAAAAGCATGCTGAAGCTTTTGGCTTCGGTGATGTTACTAAAAATCGGGTGCTGATTAAGGATAATAATTGGAACAAAAGTTGGGTTGACTTTTATGTTCACCAGCGGTTAGTACCCGAAGTAGCAGCGGCGAAGAAGTTAGGTCGTTGGAATGATTTTCGCGCGGAACATTTTCAACGGCTGGTTGCGAAGTTTAGCGATTATTATGCTAAACATAAGGTAACGCCTAGTTTATGTCACGGTGACTTGTGGTTCGGCAATGTATTATTTCAAAAGGGTCAGCCTTACTTAATTGACCCAGATGCAATTTACGGTGATCGAGAATTTGATTTAGCAATGACAACTGTTTTTGGCGGCTTTAACAATCAGTTTTACCAGTCATATTACGAAGAATATCCGTTTGATATGAATTTAGCGCAGCGGCTAGATTGGTATAGATTTTATTACTTATGTATGCATCTTTGCTTATTTGGTGAAAGTTACGGCGGAGCAGTTGATGAAATTTTGAGTCATTTTTAA